The following coding sequences are from one Primulina eburnea isolate SZY01 chromosome 15, ASM2296580v1, whole genome shotgun sequence window:
- the LOC140815449 gene encoding uncharacterized protein, which translates to MATETNVQRETGHVVPPQVVPHGTPRAAAVTVPASHGEKPEKFTGVDFKRWQQKMLFYLTMLNLARFLTEDAPKLNEGEGDVESVSAVEAWNHSDFLCRNYVLNGLADSLYNVFCEKKTAKELWESLDRKYKTEDAGAKKFLVGRFLDFKMVDSKPVISQVQELQVILHEIHGEGMTLSESFQVAAIVEKLPPAWKDFKNYLKHKRKEMNVEELIVRLRIEEDNKSSERRLFSPVAAKANVSSM; encoded by the coding sequence ATGGCTACTGAAACCAACGTGCAAAGGGAAACTGGTCATGTTGTCCCTCCTCAAGTTGTCCCTCATGGTACCCCACGTGCTGCTGCGGTTACTGTTCCAGCAAGTCACGGTGAAAAACCTGAGAAGTTTACTGGTGTGGACTTCAAAAGGTGGCAGCAGAAGATGCTGTTTTACTTGACGATGCTGAACCTGGCTAGATTCCTCACGGAGGATGCTCCTAAACTCAACGAGGGTGAGGGAGATGTTGAATCTGTTAGTGCGGTTGAGGCATGGAATCATTCTGATTTCTTGTGCCGAAACTATGTACTAAACGGATTGGCAGATTCGCTCTACAACGTGTTTTGCGAAAAGAAAACGGCTAAAGAGCTGTGGGAATCCCTTGACAGAAAGTACAAAACCGAGGATGCCGGGGCCAAGAAGTTTCTTGTTGGTCGCTTTCTGGACTTtaaaatggtggattcaaaGCCGGTTATAAGCCAAGTTCAAGAACTCCAAGTGATTCTTCACGAGATTCACGGTGAGGGGATGACTTTGAGCGAATCATTCCAAGTGGCTGCTATTGTTGAGAAGCTACCACCAGCTTGGAAGGATTTCAAGAACTACTTGAAGCACAAGCGAAAGGAGATGAATGTTGAAGAGCTCATTGTTCGACTTCGCATCGAGGAAGACAACAAGAGTTCGGAAAGACGATTATTTTCTCCTGTTGCCGCTAAGGCAAATGTTTCGAGCATG